The nucleotide sequence CACGCGCCAGAACAAAGACAAAGCCTGGAAGCAGTTGGGGTCTTCCGGTTCGGGAAATCATTTTGTGGAATTTGGTGTGCTGACCATTGCGCAGGATGATCAGGAACTCGGGCTGGACGCCGGCGAGTATGTGGCGCTGTTAAGCCATAGTGGAAGTCGGGGAACGGGTGCTTCGGTATGCAGTACTTATTCTGGAATTGCCCAGGCACGTCTGCGGAAACGACATCATCAACTGGGACGACTGGCATGGCTGGAGATGGATTCCGAGGCAGGCCAGGAATACTGGGCGGCGATGAATTTGATGGGTGATTATGCGGCTGCGAATCATGCCGTGATTCATCAAAATGTATCAGAGATTCTGGGAAGCAAGGTGATTTCCGGCGTGGAAAATCATCATAACTTTGCCTGGAAGGAAGAGCATGACGGAAAAGAAGTTTACGTGCATCGCAAGGGGGCAACTCCAGCGGCGGCCGGTGAGCTGGGTGTGATTCCCGGTTCCATGGCTGATCCGGCATTTGTGGTGCGCGGAAAAGGAAATCCGGCAAGCTTGAATTCCGCTTCGCATGGAGCAGGTCGTTGTATGTCGCGTAATAAAGCCAAGGATAAGTATCGCTGGAATGCAGTGAAAAATGATCTGGCCAAACGCGGCATCACTGTGATTTCGGCGGGCGCTGATGAAGTTCCCGGTGTTTACAAAAACATCAATGAAGTCATGGCCGAGCAGCAGGACCTGGTGGAAATCGTAGCACGCTTTAATCCGAAAGTGGTTAAGATGTGCGGTGATGGAAGCCGTGCCGAAGACTGACTCGTGAGAGTGAAAATCAACAGGCAGGTTGGAAAATGTTTCTGACCTGCCTGTTTTTTGATTCAGAGAAATAATGTCGGTACCCCCCCCTTCGAGGAAATCTGAATCACTTTTTCAGACGATGCGGGGGGACTGCTTTGACTTTGCCGGCGCTCTGTTTGAAATCGGGGATGATGCTGGAGATCGTTTGAGGATTTAAACTGAAGACGGTGAAGCCGCCCGCGTTCAGTTTGCGGGTCATGTCAACCTGACCCAGTATGCGATCGCTGCTGAGAGTTGTTCTGGAAGAGAGCGCACCGATGCCGGGATAAACGGGGATACTGCCGGCAAGGTGTTTCTGCTGATCTTCAATCCAGATGCGAAACTGTGTGTCGTTGTCGGTGTAATCCATAGGGCAGATGAAGTCGAGGTAGCCGTTTTTAGCCCAGAGCGGCCAGTCCTGTGCCACCCATTCGCGGCAGTCGGGATATTCGCGGAAGACAGCGGCTGAGATTTTAATACCTGGTCGAATCTTCCGGGCTTCACGTTGCACCGTTTCTACCAGTCGGGTGATCTGGGCAGCGCGCCAGTCGCGGTACTGGCTTTTTAATGTGCCGTTATAGCAGTCTGCAGGCCAGTTCTGTACTTTGATACCAGTGTCGGCTTCAAACTTCTGACGGCTATAGTCACTATAGTCATGACGATCATTGGGATAACGGATGTAGTCAAAGTGAATGCCATCGACAGGGTATTTACGAACGACTTCCAGCATGCTGTCGACTTCCAGTTGAAAGTTTTCCGGATGAGCCGGGTTGAGCCAGTCAGAGGGTTCGCCGGTGACACTGACCTGCGTGCGGCCCGCGTCTCTCATCTTTTTGACAAACGCTTGAGGGGCCGTCGAAAGGTTGTGATTGACTTTCCAGACATGGACTTCCAGACCATGTTGATGGGCGGCTTTCAGACATTGTTCAATCTGATCGCCATACTTTTCATAAGTCGTACTGCGAGGCAGCACATCACTGGGATAATGGGCCAGGCCTCCCCAGAGCATGTTGGGGATGATCATATTAAAGCCGGCGTCTGACAGTTCTTTGCAGGTACGGTTCCAGTCGCCGGGGTACGGACCTGTGGGAGAATGATCCCAGACGGCGCGGGCTTCCCGGGGGGGACTGGCACGGGTGAGCAGATAGATCTTGACGCGCTTTTCGCGACAGGTTCGCGCAAAGGGGATTGATTGAAATGCCTGATTTTGTTCGAGCAGGCGTCGGGCCTGGTTGAGCGTGGTCGTCGTACGATCCAGGTCGCGGGCCGCCAGTTCACTGCTTTTAGCGGGAGTGACGGTAGTCACCACGTGCTGTCTCAGATCGGCAAAGGTCTGAAAAGGGCCCACCTGGTCGGCCTGCGCAATGGTCGCTGCAGCGATAGAGTCCCAAAGTGCAGGCTGGAAGTGTCCCATGAGGGCGGTCAGCAGCGCCTGTTTCTGGATCGGGTCGTCTCCCAGAATCAAGTGACTGAAGTAGGCACCACGGTCACTGACGATGAGTGCGGGCTTGCCAGTTGACTTGCCTTTTTCATCATACCATTGGCCCACGATGCGCGCTCCATGTCCTGAAGGAATGCCGGTCACCAGGTTCCAGGAAGCCTGCTTGACTTCGGTTGGTAAGCCCAGGATTTTGGAATCTTTCAGACGAATCGAAGCCAGGCCGCCGGGAGCCTCCGGTTTAAAGTAACTTCCTTTTTTGATTCCCAGGTTCTTTTCGAGTGCAGGGGGAATATGAAAATTCAGAAAGACTTTGCCTCCCTGTTCCATAAACTGATTGAGAGTGCCGCAGGCTTTGGCAGAGAGATCGGGATTGAAGGGCAGGATCGCGACGGATCGCTTTCCGAGTGTGGTTATGGTCAGTTCAGACTCGCTGATGCGGTCGCAATTGATGCCGGACGTTTGCAGGAAGCCTTCGATACGATCGGCGGCGGCTACGGTGTTCGTGTCTTTCTGCTGCTGACCCGGATCGGGGACAATGATCACAATCTCATTCGTAATTGCTTTCAGATCCCGTATTTGAAAGTGTGTATTCGGTTCTGAATCTGATTCCCGCCAGACAACGAGGCGGATGGTATCAATATTGTTCCAGCCTGCTGGTTTGTCTTCGGGACGAAAATCGCTCTTCAAAAAACGGAGGGTCTGCCAGTTGTTTCCTTTGACGCTTCTGGCTGCCGAGTACCAGCCGGGCCCACTTTTAAAGTAGAGACTGACCTGGTGATTACTGTCGGGAGCCTCCGGTTTCACATCGACTGTGAAGACGCCCGGCGTGGTCAGATCGAGTTTGACTGATTTGTCCATGCCGGCCCGCGGGATCTCGCGATTGGAAGAGAACGGGGCAGAGAGCAACAGAACGTTCTGATCGTTCGATTTCTGCATGGCGAGGGGAAGTGTTCCCTTCAGTTCCTGCCAGTTTTTTCTGACTTCCGTCGATGATGGATAATTGAATTCATCGAGTACCTGGTTATTACCGGTGGTGAAGCCGAGTGTGAGTGCCAGGAGACAGGGGAGTGTCTGGAACATGAGAAACCTGCTGACAGAGTAATAATTACTTGACTTTAAATTGAAACTGTAGTTTTATCGGGTGCGAAGGTTACAGGCAAGTGGTTTATCTTTTCAGTGTTAATTCACTCAAGGATTAAATGCGAATATCATGCGATGTTCATTCTTCCTCAGGTGGCACACAGGTGATAACTCGATTATGTTACGATGGACCGAGTCTCGCGCTCCAGGTTAATTGTTACAAGGTAGTGTACCATCGAAAATATTATTCTGTTATTTGCTGTGATTGGCCTGGGGCAGATTCTCGGAAGGACCTCCGTTAAGGGGGTTTCGCTGGGTTCCTCTGGTGTGGTCTTTATCGCCCTGCTGGCAGGACACTTTGGGTTCCAGGTTTCATCTGAAGTCGGAATGGTGGGAGTGGTCCTCTTCATCTACTGTCTGGGGATTGGTGCGGGCCCCTCTTTTCTGCAGATGTTTGTCAGTCGCGGCAAAACATTGATGTTGTTAACGGTAGTGATGATGAGTGTAACAGCAGCGGTCGCCTGGGGACTCGCGCGGATATTTCAATTGAGCCCTGATCTGGCCAGCGGCTTGTTTGCGGGTGCTTTGACGAGTACTCCCGCTCTGGCAGCAGCCACAGAAAAACTGCCAGTGGGTTCGGATGTGGCCGTCGGGTTCGGGATAGCTTATCCGTTTGGTGTGATTGGGGTGATTCTGTTTATTCAACTGCTGCCCCGTTGGTTTCCGGAGATGGCGGCAGCAACGGGGGCTTCGGGGTATGATCTTCGAGGTGAGATATTACGAGAACTGGTTGAAGTGACGAATCCCAGTCTGAACGGAAAACACTTAAGAGATGTCACAGTACTGGCGCGAATGAATTGTCAGGTGTCTCGCATCATCCGGGATGGCCAGTTGCAACCGATTCCAGCAGGGTTTCAACTGGAAGTTGGTCAACAGTTATTAATTATCGGTCGCACCGGGCAGATTGAGACCGTCATCGAAACACTGGGAGTGAGAAGTTCAGAAGCACAATGTATACTTGATGTGGAGCATCAGCGTCGACTCATCGTTGTGTCTTCAAAAAAGATGGTGGGGCGGACCCTGAAGGACCTCCACCTGCTGTCCCGGTTTGGAGTCACGATCGCGAGGATTACCCGTCAAGATATCGAATTCGTGCCGGGTGCCAATGAGACCATCCATTTTGGCGATATCTTAAGATCCGTTGGTGAACCGGAGAGTCTGGATGCCTTTGCCGACTATGCCGGACACCGGGCACGAACTGCGGAAGAGACGGACCTGGTGGTCCTTGCAGGGGGCTTGATTGCGGGGATGGTTCTGGGGAAGTTGAGTCTTTCGTTGGGCAGTTTCTCACTTTCCCTGGGGATGGCGGGGGGGCCATTGCTGGCGGGATTGATTTTGGGGCATTTCGGTCAGTTCGGACGGTTGTCAATCCGTATGCCTCGTGCGGGGAGACTCCTGCTGGCTGATCTGGGGTTGTCACTTTTTCTGGCACAGGCAGGCAGTCAGGCGGGAGACCAGTTTGTTGCCGTGGTACAACAGAAGGGCTGGAGCTTGTGTGCGGTGGCAATAATTCTGGTCGTGGTTCCCCTGCTGACCGGCCTTGTGGCAGCCCGCTACTGGTTAAAACTGGATTTGCTGGAAATGGCGGGAGGGTTTTGCGGTGCGATGACATCAACACCGGGACTGGGGGCGGTGACATCGGCTGTAGATTCCAGTATCCCCGCTACGAGTTATGCCACTGTATATCCTGTTGCTTTGGTTTTGGTGACACTGCTGACGCCGTTATTAATTTCTCTCATTTCCTGATTAGATGAAAAAACAGGGGCCTGTGAATTTAGCTTCACAGACCCCTGTCACGCGTGCAGGCCACACTCTCAGGTGAAAACTTATTTATAGCTGACTTTGGCAAAGTAGATTGATGTTTTGCCCTCGTGGCTGGAATAGTAGCTCACGTTTAACAGGCCATCATGCAGGACCATATTCGCGTAACTGGTATCGCCGCCACTGGGGAGTTCCAGCAGTTCTGTAAGAGTACCCTTCTCAACGTCGATCTGACAGATGGATGTGTGAGCTTTGGGTGAGTAGAGTCGCACGGTTGCCAGGAAACGACCATCGGGCAACTGGAACAGATCAGGACCACCAATGCGAACGCCGAGGTCTTTCCATTCCCAGTCGGTATACGGAGGACGGGAGACACCCAGCAGTCCGGTGTTCGCACCTTTGGCATCGCGGCGCAACAGGCAGTAGCAGGTGTTGTCTTTCGTGAAGACCAGCGAACTTTCGTTGGTGTACCCGGTATCAAACAGTTTGTCGACGACCGTTTCGTAGTCTTTGCCGTCACTGCTTTTATACAGGCGTGTGAAACGAGGGCCTTCCTTTCCCGTGTGGTAGCCGATGCTGTAGACATCGCCGTTATGCCACTTCATGCCCCAGAGCCAGACACTGGGATCGCCGATTTTGTAACCCTTCGACCAGTGTGTGCCGTCGTCAGAGAACCAGTTCATCGATTGATGTTTAACGGGATTCGGTTGGGGCAGTGCAGCAGCGCCGCTGAGCATGAGCTGGCCTTCGGGGGTGACGCTGATCTTGGCGTCGCGGAGGTCAGACGTTTCTGAAGAGATGCGGGCAACAGGTTTCCAGGTTTTACCATCTTTGGAAGAGAGTACCTGTAATGATCCATCCGGTGAGACATGCGCTTTGCCGGTGCGGAAGACACAGAACCACTGGTCTTTAAAACGGGTCAGTCCTGTAAATGCGTTGTGCGGATCTTTATCCCAGATTTTCTGGACACTTTCCAGTTTCAATTGAACCGGTTCTGCTGCTGAGAGCAATGTTGTTGACAGCAATAGCAGGCAGACTGCATATAAAGGCGAGGCAGATTTCATGGCAGGTTCCTTTGTGTGTAAATTCGATTTATTCATTTGTGTCTTTGATACGTTCCATGACTGACTGAGGCGGCTTCCAGCCATACGTTCTGGTTTTTTTGGGATTGTAGAGACAGGTGATTAGATACAGGTCAGTAGATTTCGATTTTTCCGGTGGAACATTGACCTGCACGTGAGTAAACCCGTCACTAAACCAGGAGAGGTAGCCGTCGGTGTCGCTTTTTTTGAGCAGGTGGCCGTTGAGTCTGATGTCTACCAGGTCTGGATCCGGATAGGGAATGCGCAGTTGGAACGAGAGGCCATGCTCGATGGGGCGTTCTGTTGCAGTCGCAGTGTGACCTTTGCTGACGGCGAATTTGATTTCCGGACCGGCTTCGATAATGGTCTTCAATGATTCCTGATCAACCGAAGGGATGTTTTTGATATTGTCCAGAAATTCCGGGATATCAGCAGAGAGCAACGCGGCTGCTTTGTTTGAAGTGGCAATCAGGTAGGTTTCTCTGCCTGCGGTTTGTGGATAGAGGATCGCCTGGGAGAAGTATGGTTGCTGCTTCCAGAGTTCGCTGCGACTCTGGCGTCGTGCCTGCGGTGTGGTTCCCCAGGCTGTGGCGAAGTGTCCAATATAACCCTGTACCCGGTTGACGGGATAGCCGTTGAAATATTCGCCTTTCCATCTCTCATTGCCGATTTTCATCAGGGCCTGCAGGCGTGCCAGGCCGCTTTGTTCCCAGCCGACTTCCAAGGCCATTACCATGGTGTGATAGCGGGCATAGCCGTAATGCGCAGTGTAAAAGTTCGGACGACCGAGCCAGAGCCGATTTGACATGGCTGTCAGTGAGGATCCCCAATAGAGGCGCTGTGCATCGGCTTCGAAACGGTCGTAACCGAATCCTGCTTTGATGCCTGCGGCGTTGATCGTTTCCGTAATTCGCCAGTCCCAGGGGCGGAGTGACATATTGGAATAGGCGGAGCCGGTGACTTCAAACATGGTCTGTCCGCGATAGCGTTCGCGGGATCCCAGTTGATCGGGGGCGTATTCCTGCAGGCCAGTGCCATGCACGTCGACATGCACGTCGGGACGAAATTGATCAATCACGGACAGGACCGCCATGACTTCAGGCGCTTTTTCAGGATGTTTAAATTCGAATGTTTTGAGGTCCCAGTTAGCGGTGCCCCCACCGGTGTAGGGATCGATTTTCTGTGAATTACCAAAGCGATCGGTTTCGAAATACGCATACGGGTTGATGATGGGAATGATCAGCAGGAGCTGGTTCTCGCGGGTTTTGACGGCTTCCGGATCGTCGCTGAGCGCCCATTCAATGAAGTGCAGCACGGCTGTAGTACCGCTGCGTTCGGGGCCGCCATGCAGGGCAGTGACGAGGCAAACCTGTTTCAGTTTATCATCGGATTTCTGATCGGTGATTTTCAGCATCGGCAGGGGGATGCCTTCGAGAGTGACACCAATACGGTCCACCTGGACCCGGTCAGGGAAAGTTTCTTCCCAGTATTTCAGAGTCTCCGTGTACTCTTTGAGCGTCAGTCGATGCAGCTTTTCCTGCCAGGGCTGAGGTAGACTGGCCAGTTTCTGTTTCAGGTCTGATGCTTCTTCGGCCTGTAAGGCGGGTGACATCAGAATGGCGGCGATGATGATCCACAGGAATGCCAGGGCAGGGCGTTCTGAATGTTGATTGCTTTGTGTCATACTGTTTTGTCCTGTCGCGCAGTGCAGTAGTGGATCGAACTGCGGTTAATCAAACTGTTGGGGCAGGGGGTGGCCCCAGGGTTTGTCCCCTGCTGGTATTGATGGGTATGGGGAAGACTTCTGCAGAATCCAGGGGCAAAGTTCCCTGTTTCATTTGCGTCAGCAGTTCCGCTGCTTTCTGGCCGATGGCGATTTCGTCAACCGTGATGGAAGAGAGTCTGCTCTGGATGGCACCATTGCGAACCGTGCCACCAAAACCCAGCAGCGAGATGTCTTCAGGTACCCGCTTTCCCAGTTTTGTCAGTAGCAGGTAAATCAGTTCCGCCAGCGAGTCGAAGGTCGCAAAAATGGCGGTGGGAGGCTGTTCGCGCTGGAACATGGTTTCGAGTGTCTGTAACAGATCCTGTTCGTAATCGATGGGATGAATTTGTGAACTGGGGCCATGAAAAATGAAAGGCTCAGGGCAGGAATCTTTTTGTATTGCGAGTGCTTCCCGCAGGCCTGCTTCGTATTCGATGGAGGCACTGGCGCGATGCGGCGAAAATAACGCGAGTGACCTGTGTCCCTGTTCGAGTAATGTCTGTCCGGCCAGTCTGCCCACTTCACGGAAGGGAATGGAGAGCAGGGGAGCCTGCACGCCTTCGACTTCGCGATGACAGAAGACAACAGGGATGCCATGCTGCTGCAGTTGACGGACCTGATATGCGGGTGTCGCGGGAACGGTAGCGGGGACCAGTGCGACTCCTGCGACATGTTTGTCGATCAGTTGCAGAATGGTATTACCCTGTGCGTCGATTTTATTTTCAGTACAGCAGACAAGAACCTGATGCTGAGTCATCGCAGCCGCCTGTTCGAAACTGCGTTGCAGAGAAGGGTAATAGCCAGTGCGTGTTTCAGGCAAAACGAATGCAAAAATATCCAGTGACCTGGAAACCGGGAGTGGCGGATTGGTGCTGACAAATGAACCTTTGCCATGGATCCGATTCACCCAGCCCTGTTCTTCCAGTAACTGCATGGCATTGCGGACGGTGGTCCTGGCCAACTGATGTGTCTCACAGAGCTGGTGTTCGGAAGGCAGGGCTTCGCCCGGACGAAGTTCACCCGTTGTAATCTGCTGGATGAGCTGTTCGACGAGCAGCATGTACTTGGGACGCTGTTTTCCTGCGGGAGATGAACCGGAGGGCGTCGTTTTCTGGATGGTGTCGGGAGCACGTGCTGCCATGGTTTCGTTTTTTAGTTCGATTCAGGGTTGAAATTGGATTCAAGTGTGGTTACTTGTATTTGAATACGATACAAGTTGTTTGTGTTGTGTCAACTGTGATTATAGTGTTATGCGTGAAAAATAAGCCTGTTGGTTTGAGTGTTATTAGTGCGTGGGTACAACATGTCTTAGTTATGGCAAGGGGATATAAAATGAAGCAATTGATGGTAACACTGTTGGTTCTTGTGGGGTTTCTCGATCTTTCCCTGATCTGGGCAGGTGAAAAAAAGCAGGAAGAAACGCCACTTGAGATTGGCGATCACCGCGAACTGTTTGTGGATGATTATCTGATTGGCAGTTTGAAAGGGGCGGAGCTTCGACTCCATCATCCAGTTGATGAAGGACCTGTATTGAAGTTTGATAAACCCTGGGAAGGGTTGTTTTGCGGGTACAGTACAATCATCAAGGATGGGGATGTCTACCGGGCGTATTATCGAGGTCGGCCGACTGCCGGCGCTGATGGTGATGTGGGGGAAGTTTACTGTTACGCGGAATCCAAAGATGGCGTGAACTGGACCAAGCCGGAATTTACGTTGTTCGAGAAGCAGGGGCATAAGAAGAATAATATCATTCTGGCTGATGCGGCACCGATGACGCACAACTTCTCTCCGTTTCTGGATACTCGACCTGGTGTTCCTGCTGCTGAAAAGTATAAAGCACTGGGCGGAACGATGAAGAGTGGTCTCGTTGCATTCACTTCTCCGGATGGAATTCATTGGAAACAGCATCCCGCCGGATCGGTGATTCCTACAAAGATGGTGCCTTATAAGTACATGTTTGATTCTCAAAATGTAGCGTTCTGGTCACCGGTTGAGAAAAAGTACCTCAGTTATTTTCGCGTGTTTAAAGATAAAATTCGCCGAATTGCCCGCAGCGAGAGTGATGATTTCATTCACTGGTCCGCGCCGGTGCTGATGGAATATACAACTCTCGATGGCGAAGCGCCGATTGAGCACCTTTATACGAATCAGACGCATCCTTATTTTCGTGCGCCTCATATTTACCTGGCGATCGCCGCCCGCTTCATGCCGGGACGCCAGGTGCTGACCGATGAGCAGGCGAAAGAAATCGGTGTGCATCCCCGTTATTTCAAAGATACATCGGATGCCATCCTGATGACGACTCGCGGTGATGATACCTATCAGCGGACCTTTCTGAGTGGATATATCGCTGGCGGTATCGGGGCTCAGAACTGGGTTTCGCGGACCAATTATCCTGCCTTGAATGTGGTTCAGACGGGTCCTGCAGAAATGTCGGTGTATGTGAACCAGGATTACGCCCAGCCGACGTCACATCTGAGGCGGTATTCGTTACGTCTGGACGGGTTTGCTTCATTGCGAGCGGACTATGCCGGGGGCGAGATGGTTACCAAACCGCTGGTATTTGATGGTTCAGAGCTGTCGATCAACTTTTCGACATCGGCCGCCGGCGGCATCAAGGTTGAGATTCAGGATGAGCAGGGACAGCCGATTCCCGGTTTCACCCTGGCGGACTGTCGCGAACAGATTGGCAACGAAGTGGACCGGGTTGTCTCCTGGAAGCAGGGGAGCGATTTGAAATCCCTGAGTGGCAAGCCGGTACGTCTGAAATTTGTGATGAAAGATGCAGACCTGTATTCACTGCAGTTTCAGAAATAAGAGACGTTGAGTTGAAGAGGTCACTCCGGAGGGTTAAGGAATTGAGCTCAGCCTTTTCCGGAGTTTTTTAATGGTCTCTGCTTGCTGATTCCGAACGCCACTTTAAGATGAGGATGTGAGTTCCCGGCGATCCGGGATCAAGTTGAAACATTGTAAGCCAACCGTTGATGAGAGAAGACAGCGATGACGGAACGAAAACGAGTACTGGTGGTGGGCGTTGGTTCGATTGGTGAGCGGCATCTACGGTGTTTTCAATCGACGGGACGCGCGGATGTTTCAATCTGCGAGTTGAACAACGATTTGCGATCAAAGATTGCGGACCAGTATGGGGTCGAACGGCAGTATACGGACCTGGAATCGGCATTAGCAGAACCTCATGATTGTGCGGTGATCGCCACACCCGCGCATGTGCACATAGCCAATTCGATTCAGGCCGTCCGGGCGGGACTGGATCTGTTTATTGAAAAGCCATTAAGTACCAGTGTTGAGGGGATTGGTGAACTCCAGGCACTGCTTCAGGAAACAGGTCGCAAGGCAGCCGTCGCGTATGTGTATCGCGCGCATCCGGCTCTGGCAGCAATGAAAGCGGCGCTGGACTCGGGGAAATTCGGGAAACCGGTTCAACTGGTTGTTGTGTCAGGACAGAATTTTCCGACGTACCGCCCGGCTTATCGCGACATCTATTACAAATCCCATGCGACAGGAGGTGGCGCGGTACAGGATGCATTAACACATTCCATGAATGCCGGCGAATATCTTGTGGGCCCCGTCGATGCGCTGGTGGCGGACTTCTCACATCAGGTGCTGGAAGGCGTTGATGTCGAAGATACCGTGCACGTCATCACTCGACAGGGGACTGTGCTGGGCAGTTTCAGTCTGAACCAGCATCAGCCTGCGAATGAATCGATGATTACGGTCATCTGTGAGCGGGGCATGCTGCGGTTTGAATATCAGAAAAGCTGGTATCGCTGGGTGACAGAACCGGAAGGAGAATGGCAGGTTGGTTTCCAGGAAACGCTGGAGCGAGACACACTGTTTCAACGACAGGCGAGCGCCTTTCTGGACTATCTGGACGATACAAGTCCACCTTTATGCCCACTCTCAGCGGGGCTGCAGACACTGGCGGTGAATCTGTCGATTCTGGATTCGGTAAAAAATCGAACCTGGATGGAACCGGCTCATTTTCTTTCTTCAATAACCTGATCTGATTATTTGAGAGACCTATGAATTCCACAACCGAACCGACGATCCAACAGTTATTTGACCTGAGCGGCAAAACGGTGCTGATTTCCGGTGCCAGTGGTTACCTGGGAAGTGCGATGGCACGCGGACTGGCCGAAGCGGGTGCACGAGTGGTTATCAGTAGCCGTAATGCAGAACGGGCACAACAGGCCGCCAGTGAACTACCCGACCCGCAGCAGCTGGGACATCTGGGAGTCGAACTGGATCACATGGACGAAGCGTCTCTTGAAAAGGGATTTGATGCGGCCTGCCAGGCCGCCGGTCAGATTGACGTACTGGTGAATAATGGAAATGATCCGGTGGGTGAGGACTGGCGGACCGTCACAGCTGAAGCTTTTACGCGTCATCTGCAGAATGCGACCGGCTTTTTTCTCCTGGCGAGAAAGTTGCGAGATCATGTTGTGTCGCGACAGGCGCAAGGCAATGTGATCATGATTGGCTCGATGTATGGAGTGGTTGGTTCCTATCCGGCGACATACGAGGGCATCTGTAATGCCAGCCCGGTTGCTTATCACACGATGAAAGGGGGCGTGATTCATCAGACGCGGCATCTGGCCGTCTACTGGGCCAAAGATGGTGTGCGGGTGAACTGTTTGAGTCCTGGTCCATTCCCTTCCGAGGCAGCACCGGAGGGACTGGCAGAACGATTGAATGCGCACAGTCCTATGGGACGGATGGGAAAGCCATCCGAATTAAAAGGGGCAATCGTATTTCTTGCCAGTGATGCCAGCAGTTATATTACGGGGCAGAATCTGCTGGTCGATGGAGGCTGGACCGCCTGGTAGAATTCCGGACAATATGACGGTCTCGAAATGTTTCGCGGTTGTGATAGAATAGAGCATGCTGGCTGCAGCAGAGGCTGCACGGGTACATTACACTCTGTTACAACACTGCCGGAAATACCATGGATGCAGGGATAATCGATTCGATAGGAGGTCTGGGGCTATTCCTTTTGGGAATGGTAATCCTGACCAGCGGTCTGAAAGATCTGGCCGGCGGTACGATTCGGCGGATGATTGCCCGGTTTACCAAAAGCATTCCCAGTGGGATTGCGACGGGGGTTATCGTGACTGCCATACTGCAGTCTTCCAGTGCCACCACTGTCACCGCTGTCGGCTTCGCCGGGGCAGGGCTGCTGACTTTAACCGAGTCGCTGGGGATAGTGTTCGGGGCGAATCTGGGCACGACCGTCACCGGATGGATTGTGGTTCTGTTTGGTTTCAAATTGAAGCTGGGACAGATTGCATTTCCGCTGGTGCTGGTGGGGGTACTGCTTAATCTGTTTGGTAAGAAACGCATTGCTCTGATCGGATTCACCATCGCCGGATTC is from Gimesia maris and encodes:
- a CDS encoding RtcB family protein, with product MNSRQLLKIGVPEYCLKTAKTAIQMKVAEEKANGKVRGKELKELVQKVVEHPEEYLDDAAFRQLALELVDDNSEEAVEPITYQIWGKEGIDEGAFSQMDLACHVPSAWGAALMPDAHIGYGLPIGGVLALEDAVIPYAVGVDIACRMKLSVLDISVSKLNQKHHQFVDALNRGTVFGVGQAHEKRQRHAVMDEDWSVTKITRQNKDKAWKQLGSSGSGNHFVEFGVLTIAQDDQELGLDAGEYVALLSHSGSRGTGASVCSTYSGIAQARLRKRHHQLGRLAWLEMDSEAGQEYWAAMNLMGDYAAANHAVIHQNVSEILGSKVISGVENHHNFAWKEEHDGKEVYVHRKGATPAAAGELGVIPGSMADPAFVVRGKGNPASLNSASHGAGRCMSRNKAKDKYRWNAVKNDLAKRGITVISAGADEVPGVYKNINEVMAEQQDLVEIVARFNPKVVKMCGDGSRAED
- a CDS encoding glycoside hydrolase family 10 protein is translated as MFQTLPCLLALTLGFTTGNNQVLDEFNYPSSTEVRKNWQELKGTLPLAMQKSNDQNVLLLSAPFSSNREIPRAGMDKSVKLDLTTPGVFTVDVKPEAPDSNHQVSLYFKSGPGWYSAARSVKGNNWQTLRFLKSDFRPEDKPAGWNNIDTIRLVVWRESDSEPNTHFQIRDLKAITNEIVIIVPDPGQQQKDTNTVAAADRIEGFLQTSGINCDRISESELTITTLGKRSVAILPFNPDLSAKACGTLNQFMEQGGKVFLNFHIPPALEKNLGIKKGSYFKPEAPGGLASIRLKDSKILGLPTEVKQASWNLVTGIPSGHGARIVGQWYDEKGKSTGKPALIVSDRGAYFSHLILGDDPIQKQALLTALMGHFQPALWDSIAAATIAQADQVGPFQTFADLRQHVVTTVTPAKSSELAARDLDRTTTTLNQARRLLEQNQAFQSIPFARTCREKRVKIYLLTRASPPREARAVWDHSPTGPYPGDWNRTCKELSDAGFNMIIPNMLWGGLAHYPSDVLPRSTTYEKYGDQIEQCLKAAHQHGLEVHVWKVNHNLSTAPQAFVKKMRDAGRTQVSVTGEPSDWLNPAHPENFQLEVDSMLEVVRKYPVDGIHFDYIRYPNDRHDYSDYSRQKFEADTGIKVQNWPADCYNGTLKSQYRDWRAAQITRLVETVQREARKIRPGIKISAAVFREYPDCREWVAQDWPLWAKNGYLDFICPMDYTDNDTQFRIWIEDQQKHLAGSIPVYPGIGALSSRTTLSSDRILGQVDMTRKLNAGGFTVFSLNPQTISSIIPDFKQSAGKVKAVPPHRLKK
- a CDS encoding aspartate:alanine exchanger family transporter; protein product: MIGLGQILGRTSVKGVSLGSSGVVFIALLAGHFGFQVSSEVGMVGVVLFIYCLGIGAGPSFLQMFVSRGKTLMLLTVVMMSVTAAVAWGLARIFQLSPDLASGLFAGALTSTPALAAATEKLPVGSDVAVGFGIAYPFGVIGVILFIQLLPRWFPEMAAATGASGYDLRGEILRELVEVTNPSLNGKHLRDVTVLARMNCQVSRIIRDGQLQPIPAGFQLEVGQQLLIIGRTGQIETVIETLGVRSSEAQCILDVEHQRRLIVVSSKKMVGRTLKDLHLLSRFGVTIARITRQDIEFVPGANETIHFGDILRSVGEPESLDAFADYAGHRARTAEETDLVVLAGGLIAGMVLGKLSLSLGSFSLSLGMAGGPLLAGLILGHFGQFGRLSIRMPRAGRLLLADLGLSLFLAQAGSQAGDQFVAVVQQKGWSLCAVAIILVVVPLLTGLVAARYWLKLDLLEMAGGFCGAMTSTPGLGAVTSAVDSSIPATSYATVYPVALVLVTLLTPLLISLIS
- a CDS encoding sialidase family protein, which codes for MKSASPLYAVCLLLLSTTLLSAAEPVQLKLESVQKIWDKDPHNAFTGLTRFKDQWFCVFRTGKAHVSPDGSLQVLSSKDGKTWKPVARISSETSDLRDAKISVTPEGQLMLSGAAALPQPNPVKHQSMNWFSDDGTHWSKGYKIGDPSVWLWGMKWHNGDVYSIGYHTGKEGPRFTRLYKSSDGKDYETVVDKLFDTGYTNESSLVFTKDNTCYCLLRRDAKGANTGLLGVSRPPYTDWEWKDLGVRIGGPDLFQLPDGRFLATVRLYSPKAHTSICQIDVEKGTLTELLELPSGGDTSYANMVLHDGLLNVSYYSSHEGKTSIYFAKVSYK